From Punica granatum isolate Tunisia-2019 chromosome 1, ASM765513v2, whole genome shotgun sequence:
GCTCCATTATTTCGGCAAATATCTTCGGATTAAACTAAGGTAATGTCACTTCGATACCCTTCGCCCGTACCTTTAATCGAttttttgttccttttctttctggCGGGACGAAATCGGGATTCCGAAACGCGCAGAGAGTTATGGGGTTTTGAGAACTGGAGTTTTATCGGGAATTCTTGAAATGATGAAGCCTGCTTAACTTTTCCCGAGTTGAACATGTGCAGGCAAAGGTCGTAGGGTTCGTTTCGATACGTTTTGTTCGATATTCTAATTCGTTCATAGTGAGTTGGTTCTTCTAAAGACTCCCAAGAACAAAatactctctctcttccatcTTAGTTGAGATGCGAACGGAGGCGTCTCCTTTGTCATGCGAAAAGAAGTGACGAGAAGTACAGATTCTGTTTCATCGGTGCGCACGCAGTTTTATGCGGTCGATAATTCTTCAGCTGTTTAATTCATCAAGAACGGATGAGATTTCATGGTCCAATGTTTTAGCTACACGTACGTTTTCGCATTTTTCTAAGTCTTATTTTTCGGCCACAATTTTCTAAGGGAAAACAAATATATGAGCTGCTCTTTTTCCTGAATTTCGGCTTTTATTTATCTGAACTTGTTTTTTCTAGATCAGCTCCATTTAATTGCAGAACTCTGTTTTCTGAGGAGGACagttaaagaagaagaaaaagccaAAAGAGTAGGGGAACAATATCTACTtaagtttcttttttgtttttttgttttttgggtaGATTAATATCTATGgaagttaaaaataattaattagcaCAATTCCCGTAAACAAATATAATTTCCcgtaaaaatataatttcactTTATTGACTTAGAAGACTtgcataattttcaaattagtttTCTCACACTTCACCTGTGATGTCGCTGTCAGTCAGCAACTCCACATGTAGACTAACGGACGTGTAGCCCGTGAACTGTGGAAAAAGAGAAGGGGAAGAAAACAAAACGCCATGTTTCCATTGTCTTCTTGCTGGTAATTTTGTTCCATAATTATTCTTATAAagatatttaaaagaaaaaaaaagagattatgCTATCAATTCTCACGAATGAGACTgctgatttattttttcatctcATAAACCATGAGGGTTGATTCTGTTTTATATTTGGTTAGTTTTGGTTTTTTTCGATTACCAAAAAAAGTCAATAAACctaatataaagaaataaaaagtaaaattaaataaaaagagcACACTGCACATGTAATCTTTGGACCTATATTATAATCTTATAGTTGTTATGTAAAAACGTGGGCTGCAACACTGCACCCTTCTGAGGTCGTTTTTGGTATTCATGATATTTTTGGTTGTTTCCACTGGTCAAAGGTGTTGAATTTTCAAAGGGGCCCACTCACTTTTCTGACCCTTCAACCTCACATGTATAATTTGTTAATCCATTCCATAAAACTACAGTTTGGTCTTATTATATCTTATACGTACGTACATGTGTTTGTACAGGTTTAGTAACTGCGCAGCGGAAGCTAATCATCATCATGGCAAGGGAAATGCATGTTTTGACCGCCCTCGATGCGGCGAAAACCCAATGGTACCACTTCACGGCGATAGTGATCGCCGGGATGGGATTCTTCACGGACGCATACGATCTGTTCTGCATCTCCCTGGTGACAAAGCTCCTGGGCCGCCTGTACTACACCGAGCCAGGCTCGGACACCCCCGGAGCTCTGCCATCGAACGTTGCCTCGGCTGTAAATGGTGTGGCCTTTTGTGGGACTCTCACGGGCCAGATCTTCTTCGGGTGGTTGGGTGACAAGATGGGGCGGAAACGGGTTTACGGGATGACCCTCATGCTCATGGTCCTGTGCTCAATTGCATCGGGCCTTTCGTTCGGGAAGGAAGCAAAGGGCGTGATGGCGACCTTATGCTTTTTCCGGTTCTGGCTGGGGTTCGGCATCGGAGGAGACTATCCTCTCTCGGCAACCATCATGTCGGAGTATGCAAacaagaaaaccagaggagcCTTCATAGCCGCAGTTTTTGCCATGCAGGGGTTTGGTATTCTGGCAGGTGGGATGGTCGCAATTATTGTGTCAGCGGCTTTCAATTCGGGGTTCTCAGCCCCGGCATATGAGGTTAATGCCGCCCTGTCCACAGTCCCAGAGGCTGACTTTGTGTGGAGGATAATCGTGATGTTTGGGGCTATCCCAGCTGCTATGACCTACTACTGGCGGATGAAGATGCCGGAAACTGCTCGATACACTGCCTTGGTGGCCAAGAATGCGAAGCAGGCGGCTTCGGACATGTCAAAGGTTCTCCAGGTAGACTTGGaggcagagcaagaaaaaGTGGAGCAACTCTCCAAAGAGCAGGGGAACAACTTTGGGCTGTTCTCATCGGAGTTTGCACGCAGGCACGGCCTCCACCTGCTCGGGACTACAAGCACATGGTTCTTGCTTGACATTGCGTTCTACAGCCAGAACCTCTTCCAGAAGGACATATTCACCGCCATTGGATGGATCCCCAAGGCCAAGACCATGAACGCTATCGAGGAGGTATACCACATTGCCCGAGCCCAGACCTTGATTGCTCTCTGCAGCACAGTCCCAGGTTACTGGTTCACAGTGGCTCTGATTGACCGGATGGGCCGATTTGCAATCCAGCTCATGGGCTTTTTCTTCATGACTGTCTTCATGTTCGCTCTAGCGATCCCGTACCACCACTGGACCCTTCCCGACAACAGGATCGGATTTGTCGTCATGTACTCCTTCACATTCTTCTTTGCTAACTTCGGCCCCAATGCCACCACCTTTGTGGTTCCTGCCGAGATCTTCCCTGCCCGGCTCCGCTCCACCTGCCATGGAATCTCGGCCGCAGCAGGCAAAGCTGGGGCTATTGTGGGAGCCTTCGGGTTCTTAGCTGTTGCCAACGGGATCGGGGTGAAGAAGACGCTTATAATCCTTGGGGTCGTCAACTTCCTTGGAATGGTATTCACGTTCCTTGTTCCCGAGTCAAAGGGTCGATCCCTCGAGGAGATCTCGGGTGAGAATGAGGAGGAGACCGCCGCAGACCAGTCGAGGCAGCAGCATATTAGGACAGTTCCTGTCTGAAGCGTGTATGAAGTTTCAAAGAGCCATTAAGATTATATAAGATTTTCAAgtagtttttccttttttttcttttcgggcTTATCCTTCGTGATCATATAGATGTAATAGATAGAAAAATCTACGCAAGGCTGCTGCCTCTTCTTCATTAAGAATGTGAAGTATTCACTTTGGCAAGTAAGGCGAAATCGTTATTCCTTCGTCTTCTT
This genomic window contains:
- the LOC116192092 gene encoding inorganic phosphate transporter 1-4-like isoform X1; the encoded protein is MRSIILQLFNSSRTDEISWSNVLATRLVTAQRKLIIIMAREMHVLTALDAAKTQWYHFTAIVIAGMGFFTDAYDLFCISLVTKLLGRLYYTEPGSDTPGALPSNVASAVNGVAFCGTLTGQIFFGWLGDKMGRKRVYGMTLMLMVLCSIASGLSFGKEAKGVMATLCFFRFWLGFGIGGDYPLSATIMSEYANKKTRGAFIAAVFAMQGFGILAGGMVAIIVSAAFNSGFSAPAYEVNAALSTVPEADFVWRIIVMFGAIPAAMTYYWRMKMPETARYTALVAKNAKQAASDMSKVLQVDLEAEQEKVEQLSKEQGNNFGLFSSEFARRHGLHLLGTTSTWFLLDIAFYSQNLFQKDIFTAIGWIPKAKTMNAIEEVYHIARAQTLIALCSTVPGYWFTVALIDRMGRFAIQLMGFFFMTVFMFALAIPYHHWTLPDNRIGFVVMYSFTFFFANFGPNATTFVVPAEIFPARLRSTCHGISAAAGKAGAIVGAFGFLAVANGIGVKKTLIILGVVNFLGMVFTFLVPESKGRSLEEISGENEEETAADQSRQQHIRTVPV
- the LOC116192092 gene encoding inorganic phosphate transporter 1-4-like isoform X2, with product MAREMHVLTALDAAKTQWYHFTAIVIAGMGFFTDAYDLFCISLVTKLLGRLYYTEPGSDTPGALPSNVASAVNGVAFCGTLTGQIFFGWLGDKMGRKRVYGMTLMLMVLCSIASGLSFGKEAKGVMATLCFFRFWLGFGIGGDYPLSATIMSEYANKKTRGAFIAAVFAMQGFGILAGGMVAIIVSAAFNSGFSAPAYEVNAALSTVPEADFVWRIIVMFGAIPAAMTYYWRMKMPETARYTALVAKNAKQAASDMSKVLQVDLEAEQEKVEQLSKEQGNNFGLFSSEFARRHGLHLLGTTSTWFLLDIAFYSQNLFQKDIFTAIGWIPKAKTMNAIEEVYHIARAQTLIALCSTVPGYWFTVALIDRMGRFAIQLMGFFFMTVFMFALAIPYHHWTLPDNRIGFVVMYSFTFFFANFGPNATTFVVPAEIFPARLRSTCHGISAAAGKAGAIVGAFGFLAVANGIGVKKTLIILGVVNFLGMVFTFLVPESKGRSLEEISGENEEETAADQSRQQHIRTVPV